Proteins encoded together in one Telopea speciosissima isolate NSW1024214 ecotype Mountain lineage chromosome 6, Tspe_v1, whole genome shotgun sequence window:
- the LOC122664391 gene encoding pentatricopeptide repeat-containing protein At1g11900: MSNVSTIFRILVPQRSINIFFSSYFFIEKKSLHTKFAKETSNKASQNYFASIKQGLEQLWPLFSILGKSPNNYRFVATRASPEQEVRVEGLNQILSVAETDSFPSTETCIIYLEKLCRGGNLSDAAKLLQHLRVKQIFLSPNTYDLLLRTAGEQNDFDLLSQIFKDLLLSGKPICWDTYYSLANAFSKATDTSVLLKFVSEVLELIFPNSATVINRILVAFSEHKLVDKALLIFNHMKSLKCKPDLFTYNTVLVILGRAGRMDDMLHEFASMKEASMVPDIVSYNTLINSLRKMGRLDLCLVFFQEMAERRIEPDLRTYTALIDSFGLSGNVKEALRLFDDMKKKQISPSIYIYRSLISNLKRVGKLELAMRLSEEMDSSASNLVGPKDFKRKRR; this comes from the exons ATGAGTAATGTGAGCACTATCTTTCGAATTTTGGTCCCACAGCGTTCAATCAACATATTCTTTTCAAGCTATTTTTTCATTGAGAAAAAATCACTGCATACGAAGTTTGCCAAAGAAACTAGCAACAAAGCCTCACAG AATTATTTCGCTTCAATCAAACAGGGGCTTGAGCAACTCTGGCCATTGTTCAGTATTCTAGGTAAATCACCCAACAATTACCGTTTTGTGGCAACTCGGGCATCGCCTGAACAGGAAGTGAGAGTTGAAGGCTTGAACCAAATTCTCTCTGTTGCAGAAACTGATTCTTTCCCAAGTACCGAGACCTGTATTATTTACTTAGAGAAGCTGTGTAGAGGTGGAAATCTATCAGATGCTGCTAAACTGCTGCAGCATCTACGTGTTAAACAGATTTTCTTGAGCCCAAACACATATGATCTCCTATTGAGGACAGCAGGTGAACAGAATGACTTTGACCTTCTGTCTCAGATATTCAAGGATTTATTACTCTCCGGGAAACCCATCTGTTGGGATACTTATTATAGTCTAGCCAATGCCTTTTCAAAGGCAACAGATACTTCTGTGCTACTCAAATTTGTAAGTGAAGTTTTAGAACTGATATTTCCAAATAGTGCAACAGTCATTAATAGGATTCTTGTTGCCTTTTCTGAACACAAGCTGGTCGACAAAGCCTTGCTTATATTTAATCATATGAAGAGTCTAAAATGTAAGCCAGACTTGTTCACGTATAATACAGTGTTAGTGATCTTGGGTCGGGCAGGACGTATGGATGACATGCTCCATGAGTTTGCATCCATGAAAGAGGCAAGCATGGTCCCTGATATTGTTTCTTACAACACCTTAATAAACAGCCTGCGGAAGATGGGAAGGTTGGATTTGTGCTTGGTTTTCTTTCAGGAAATGGCTGAGAGAAGAATTGAACCAGATTTGAGAACCTACACCGCATTAATTGACAGCTTTGGCCTATCAGGGAATGTCAAGGAGGCATTGAGACTCTTTGATGACATGAAAAAAAAGCAGATATCTCCTTCTATCTATATCTACAGATCACTGATTAGTAATTTGAAGAGAGTTGGGAAGCTGGAGTTGGCTATGAGGTTATCGGAGGAAATGGACTCTAGTGCTTCAAATCTTGTTGGTCCTAAAGACTTCAAACGGAAGAGGAGATAG
- the LOC122663898 gene encoding glutamate dehydrogenase 2-like: MNALAATNRNFRHAARILGLDSKLEKSLLIPFREIKVECTIPKDDGTLASYVGFRVQHDNARGPMKGGIRYHPEVDPDEVNALAQLMTWKTAVANIPYGGAKGGIGCSPRDLSMSELERLTRVFTQKIHDLIGIHTDVPAPDMGTNAQTMAWILDEYSKFHGHSPAVVTGKPIDLGGSLGREAATGRGVVFATEALLAEYGKSIPEMRFVIQGFGNVGSWAAKLIHERGGKVVAVSDITGAVKNPNGLDIPDLVKHIDGRGRLKDFQGGDAMDMNELLVHDCDVLIPCALGGVLNRENAADVKAKFIVEAANHPTDPDADEILSKKGVIILPDIYANSGGVTVSYFEWVQNIQGFLWEEEKVNNELQRYMTRAFRDIKGMCKTHECNLRMGAFTLGVNRVARATLLRGWEA, from the exons ATGAACGCTCTCGCTGCAACTAATCGTAACTTCCGTCATGCTGCTCGTATCCTTGGACTGGATTCGAAGCTTGAAAAAAGTCTTTTGATCCCATTCAGAGAAATCAAG GTGGAATGTACAATCCCTAAAGATGATGGAACCCTGGCTTCATATGTTGGATTTAGAGTTCAACATGATAATGCACGTGGGCCGATGAAAGGAGGGATCCGATACCATCCCGAG GTTGATCCCGATGAGGTAAATGCTCTGGCTCAACTAATGACATGGAAGACTGCTGTAGCAAACATTCCATATGGTGGAGCAAAAGGAGGAATTGGGTGCTCCCCTAGGGACCTAAGTATGAGCGAATTGGAACGCCTCACCCGTGTCTTCACTCAGAAGATCCATGATCTTATTGGAATTCACACTGATGTTCCTGCTCCTGACATGGGAACTAATGCACAG ACAATGGCTTGGATTTTGGATGAATACTCAAAGTTTCATGGTCACTCACCAGCTGTTGTAACAGGGAAGCCTATA GATCTTGGTGGATCACTAGGTAGGGAGGCTGCAACTGGACGAGGTGTTGTTTTTGCTACAGAGGCTCTGCTTGCTGAATATGGGAAGTCCATTCCAGAGATGAGATTTGTTATCCAG GGTTTTGGTAATGTGGGCTCATGGGCAGCAAAGCTCATTCATGAGAGAGGTGGCAAGGTTGTTGCAGTGAGTGACATTACTGGTGCAGTAAAAAACCCAAATGGACTTGATATCCCAGATTTGGTCAAACACATAGATGGCAGAGGAAGATTAAAGGATTTCCAAGGTGGAGATGCCATGGATATGAATGAACTGCTTGTGCATGATTGTGATGTTCTCATCCCATGTGCTCTAGGTGGTGTCCTTAACAG GGAAAATGCAGCAGATGTGAAGGCCAAGTTCATAGTTGAAGCTGCAAATCACCCCACTGATCCTGATGCAGATGAG ATTCTTTCCAAGAAAGGAGTTATCATACTCCCTGATATATATGCCAATTCTGGGGGTGTGACAGTGAGCTATTTCGAGTGGGTTCAG AATATTCAAGGTTTCCTGTGGGAGGAAGAGAAGGTGAATAATGAACTGCAAAGGTACATGACAAGGGCATTCCGTGACATCAAAGGAATGTGTAAGACCCATGAGTGCAACCTCCGCATGGGTGCCTTCACATTGGGAGTCAATCGGGTTGCGCGAGCTACACTTCTTAGGGGTTGGGAAGCATAA